A window of Patescibacteria group bacterium contains these coding sequences:
- a CDS encoding SDR family NAD(P)-dependent oxidoreductase, with protein MFKNKLVLITGGSSGIGKATAIMFAKNSANIIITYKKNKKGADETINEIKNLGKTAFAVKVDLTNEKQIKKFINIVIKKFGKIDILVNNAGIYLNGDEWNKSSNIWLRSIEQNLISTMNISKHVIEIFLKQKNGVMINISSRLGLYGAHDAISYSVAKAGIINITQSYAKLLFPFGRVNSVCPWVVNSGYWLNASKKEIKDMLKIMPKHKLIEPEKIAKKIVFLASDKANNITGQNFIIK; from the coding sequence ATGTTTAAAAATAAATTGGTATTAATAACTGGTGGATCAAGTGGAATTGGAAAAGCTACTGCTATTATGTTTGCGAAAAATAGTGCAAATATAATTATTACTTATAAAAAAAATAAAAAAGGTGCCGATGAAACAATAAATGAAATAAAAAATCTTGGTAAAACTGCATTTGCAGTAAAAGTTGATTTAACAAATGAAAAACAAATAAAAAAATTTATAAATATAGTAATCAAAAAATTTGGAAAAATAGATATTCTGGTAAATAATGCTGGGATTTATCTAAATGGAGATGAATGGAATAAATCTTCAAATATTTGGTTAAGATCTATAGAGCAAAATTTAATATCCACGATGAATATTTCAAAGCATGTAATTGAAATTTTTTTAAAACAAAAAAATGGAGTTATGATAAATATTTCATCTAGATTGGGGTTATATGGTGCACATGATGCAATTTCTTATTCTGTTGCAAAGGCAGGAATAATAAATATAACCCAAAGTTATGCAAAACTTTTATTTCCATTTGGTAGGGTAAATTCAGTTTGTCCCTGGGTTGTAAATTCTGGATATTGGCTAAATGCCTCAAAAAAGGAAATAAAAGATATGTTAAAAATAATGCCCAAACATAAATTAATTGAACCTGAGAAAATTGCAAAAAAAATTGTTTTTCTTGCATCTGACAAAGCAAATAATATTACAGGACAAAATTTTATAATAAAATAA
- a CDS encoding phospholipase D-like domain-containing protein translates to MNWVKKSKKLYKKLNFWILPFAFLILLIIVVVVLFSHNLSDSKKNIFNPERIINIQEPFSGDLYFNDELGGNILSSLVIDAINSAKKSVEIAVYSMDDERIRDSIYDAVKRKVKVSIVFSNKNMERHDKLFVDMPEGILRKDITSRDENGYSEYMHHKFMIIDRGEDSQKLFFGSYNFTIIQDKYDPSFIFETDRPEIVEIYANEFDRIFSGLYGRKKISSYNPFAALIKYPEGFIEVWFGPQGKNNGIKDRMLNLIKDSKKEIKSMIWLMTDMDIAKALILTSDNKKVEILTDDSNIFMENSVFAYMLNQKKYKKLNNMYIIDDARRNEELKNNFNEYKLNSFLHHHLLIIDNEVIVFGTNNWSTGGFFRNDESIIISNIPSLVSSYNDSFEFNYNKNK, encoded by the coding sequence ATGAATTGGGTGAAGAAATCAAAAAAACTCTATAAAAAATTAAATTTTTGGATTTTACCATTTGCTTTTTTGATTTTATTAATTATTGTAGTTGTTGTTTTATTTTCTCATAATCTATCTGATTCTAAAAAAAATATATTTAATCCAGAAAGGATAATAAATATACAAGAGCCATTTTCTGGTGACTTATATTTTAATGATGAATTAGGCGGGAATATTTTATCTAGTTTAGTTATTGATGCAATTAATTCTGCAAAGAAAAGTGTTGAAATAGCTGTTTATTCTATGGATGACGAAAGAATCAGAGATTCTATTTATGATGCTGTAAAAAGAAAAGTAAAGGTTTCTATAGTTTTTAGTAATAAGAATATGGAAAGGCATGATAAATTATTTGTTGATATGCCAGAAGGAATACTTAGAAAGGATATTACTTCTAGAGATGAAAATGGATATTCAGAGTATATGCATCATAAATTTATGATAATAGATAGAGGTGAGGATTCTCAAAAACTTTTTTTTGGTTCTTATAATTTTACTATTATTCAGGATAAATATGATCCTAGTTTTATTTTTGAAACTGATCGTCCAGAAATTGTTGAAATATATGCAAATGAATTTGATAGAATATTTTCTGGTCTTTATGGAAGAAAAAAAATATCTTCATATAATCCATTTGCAGCACTGATAAAATATCCAGAAGGATTTATAGAGGTTTGGTTTGGACCTCAAGGTAAAAATAATGGAATAAAAGACAGAATGCTCAATTTAATAAAGGATTCAAAAAAAGAGATTAAGTCTATGATATGGTTAATGACAGATATGGACATTGCAAAAGCTTTAATTTTAACTTCAGATAATAAAAAAGTTGAGATTTTAACAGATGATAGTAATATATTTATGGAGAATTCTGTTTTTGCTTATATGTTAAATCAAAAAAAGTATAAAAAATTAAATAATATGTATATTATTGATGATGCTAGAAGAAATGAAGAATTAAAAAATAATTTTAATGAATACAAATTAAATTCTTTTCTTCATCATCATTTATTAATTATAGATAATGAAGTAATAGTTTTTGGAACAAATAATTGGAGTACTGGAGGTTTTTTTAGAAACGATGAGTCTATAATAATTTCTAATATACCTTCTTTGGTTTCTTCATATAATGATTCATTCGAGTTTAATTATAATAAAAATAAATAA
- a CDS encoding reverse transcriptase/maturase family protein gives MFDKIVSFSNLRSAYLDIVEKFIVDCKNLKYHGLDNLFIQDIDLDSKNIIDICQKELLEKKEIDPALLVSIPKKNNPEKYRDIFIYNIKDRIKAQAIYNILLPEFEKIFSDRLFSYRPGKPPYLASKNFCHRYRKNFLSDYVLILDLENYSDKIDKNILYSQLQKIFDDEKVLDLLKLFIFNKIYKNGKIELSKNGLVQGVPLIALFTNLYLTDIDHKYKNKSPFYIRIGDDIGIFDKNIEKLNQIKLEILEDLENRKLLVNNNKLFIGSAKEKFSFLGYSFYNGCISLEDAYIKRIESSWKNFLKYKHLDMKKKMSFLKRVMNNENRNFNYQFQKIVKDKSQINNSEQIKKMSENFFYILTNFFYEKYSYRNRRLLEKKIKNFKIVSLYNFYSKFHYGRNKRTN, from the coding sequence ATGTTCGATAAAATTGTTTCTTTTAGTAATTTAAGATCTGCTTATTTAGATATAGTGGAAAAGTTTATAGTAGATTGTAAAAATTTGAAATATCACGGATTAGATAATTTGTTTATCCAAGACATAGATCTTGATTCAAAGAATATAATAGATATTTGTCAAAAGGAATTATTGGAGAAAAAAGAAATTGATCCAGCACTTTTGGTTTCTATTCCAAAAAAAAATAATCCCGAAAAATATCGGGACATTTTTATTTATAATATAAAAGATCGTATAAAGGCACAGGCTATTTATAATATTTTACTACCAGAATTTGAAAAAATATTTTCAGATAGATTGTTTTCTTATAGACCTGGAAAACCACCATATTTAGCATCAAAAAATTTTTGTCATAGATATAGAAAAAATTTTTTGAGTGATTATGTTCTTATATTAGATTTAGAAAACTATTCAGATAAAATAGACAAAAATATTTTGTATTCTCAACTTCAAAAAATATTTGATGATGAAAAGGTTTTGGATTTATTAAAGCTATTTATTTTTAATAAAATTTATAAAAATGGTAAAATAGAACTTTCTAAAAATGGTCTTGTTCAAGGGGTTCCATTAATAGCTCTTTTTACAAATTTATATCTTACAGATATAGATCATAAGTATAAGAATAAATCCCCATTTTATATAAGAATAGGGGATGATATAGGAATATTTGACAAAAATATAGAAAAGTTAAATCAAATAAAATTAGAAATTCTTGAAGATTTGGAAAATAGAAAATTATTGGTTAACAATAATAAACTTTTTATTGGTTCTGCAAAAGAAAAATTTTCTTTTTTAGGATATAGCTTTTATAATGGATGTATTAGTCTGGAGGATGCATATATTAAACGTATTGAATCATCTTGGAAAAATTTTTTGAAATATAAGCATCTTGATATGAAAAAAAAGATGTCATTTTTGAAGAGAGTTATGAATAATGAAAATAGAAATTTTAATTATCAATTTCAAAAAATTGTAAAAGATAAATCACAAATAAATAATTCAGAACAAATTAAAAAAATGTCAGAAAATTTTTTTTATATTCTAACGAATTTTTTTTATGAAAAATATTCATATAGAAATAGAAGATTATTAGAAAAAAAGATTAAAAACTTTAAAATAGTATCTTTATACAATTTTTATTCAAAATTTCACTATGGAAGAAATAAAAGAACAAATTAA
- a CDS encoding desulfoferrodoxin, translating into MTKKKEVYKCDICGNIVEVLNIGAESLVCCGQSMRLENEKTDDMGNEKHVPIIEKTDFGYIIKVGSIPHPMEENHFIEWIEINSEDGKSGKKYLSPTDKPEAEFYIKADKVTARIYCNIHGLWKSK; encoded by the coding sequence ATGACAAAGAAAAAGGAAGTCTATAAATGTGATATTTGTGGGAATATTGTAGAAGTTTTAAATATCGGAGCAGAATCACTTGTTTGTTGTGGGCAATCTATGAGACTTGAAAATGAAAAAACGGATGATATGGGAAACGAAAAACATGTTCCTATAATAGAAAAAACAGATTTTGGATATATTATAAAAGTTGGATCAATTCCTCATCCAATGGAAGAAAATCATTTTATAGAATGGATTGAGATAAATAGTGAAGATGGAAAATCTGGAAAAAAATATTTAAGTCCTACAGATAAACCAGAGGCAGAGTTTTATATTAAAGCAGATAAAGTCACAGCTCGTATATATTGCAATATTCATGGGCTATGGAAATCAAAGTAA
- a CDS encoding prepilin-type N-terminal cleavage/methylation domain-containing protein translates to MFRKKHNFEAFTIMEMIVATAIFSIIMTMYLGIFISTFRANGKMVAKQKVQNEVRYIIDVMSKEIRLGTINYDYYSSAVSNPELVLALKDVSENHVYFDNNNGILRIKYDENDTWHELSTSNIYIEDLKFYISPINNPFSQAESVKAQPLVTLFMKIKYNDESSNDGIMIIQTSISSRQYKE, encoded by the coding sequence ATGTTTAGAAAAAAACACAATTTTGAAGCTTTTACTATTATGGAAATGATAGTGGCTACTGCTATATTTTCTATTATTATGACTATGTATTTGGGTATATTTATTTCTACATTTAGAGCTAATGGTAAAATGGTTGCAAAACAAAAAGTTCAAAATGAGGTTAGATATATAATTGATGTAATGTCAAAAGAAATTAGATTGGGAACTATTAATTATGATTATTATTCTAGTGCTGTTTCAAATCCAGAATTAGTTTTAGCACTCAAAGATGTTTCTGAAAATCATGTTTATTTTGATAATAATAATGGTATCTTGAGAATAAAGTATGATGAAAATGATACTTGGCATGAACTCAGTACGAGTAATATTTATATTGAAGATTTAAAATTTTATATAAGTCCTATTAATAATCCATTTAGTCAAGCTGAGTCTGTAAAAGCTCAACCACTTGTAACTTTATTTATGAAGATAAAATATAATGATGAAAGTAGTAATGATGGTATTATGATAATACAAACTAGTATATCTTCAAGGCAATATAAAGAATAA
- a CDS encoding N-glycosylase/DNA lyase, whose translation MKKLIKQIEELKKTDIKKVIDKRLSEFRVMNKNGNTEWFYELCFCLLTSNWKAKESIEIQKQLSGCGFLKWNEEKLAKFLKKSGHRFWPQRAERIVLARKYKNIKDILKNENDPRTWLVENIKGLGMKESSHFLRNVGIFDYAILDRHIINSLIDNRLIDNKKTLTPRRYLEIEKIMYKVCGKLNMAQGELDLYVWYLKTGKILK comes from the coding sequence ATGAAAAAATTAATAAAACAAATTGAAGAATTAAAAAAAACAGATATAAAAAAAGTAATTGATAAAAGATTATCTGAATTTAGAGTTATGAATAAAAATGGAAATACAGAATGGTTTTATGAATTGTGTTTTTGTTTACTTACTTCAAATTGGAAAGCAAAGGAATCAATTGAAATTCAAAAACAATTGTCAGGTTGTGGATTTTTGAAATGGAATGAAGAAAAATTGGCAAAATTTTTGAAAAAATCTGGTCATCGTTTTTGGCCTCAGAGAGCAGAGCGAATTGTTCTAGCAAGAAAATACAAAAATATAAAAGATATTTTGAAAAATGAAAATGACCCCAGAACTTGGCTTGTAGAAAATATAAAAGGACTTGGAATGAAAGAGTCGTCACATTTTCTTAGAAATGTTGGAATATTTGATTATGCAATTTTAGATCGTCACATAATTAATAGTTTAATTGATAATAGATTAATAGATAATAAAAAGACTTTAACGCCAAGGAGATATTTGGAAATAGAAAAAATAATGTATAAAGTTTGTGGAAAATTGAATATGGCTCAGGGTGAGCTTGATCTGTATGTATGGTATTTAAAAACAGGAAAAATATTGAAATAA
- a CDS encoding type II secretion system protein, producing the protein MKIICNKKIAFTLIELLISMAIFIILFSVTIANFRSSKRADNFKLQAFDIEDSIRATQNMSLTGKQIGGTLPGNGYGINFNILNNLYTIYGDRSDNTSTGILDVDDSINSTSIINKDIYIDDIFCYSIENEDYVSLSDLNESLDILFYPPRASIIVNSSLDYTECYIKLVDDDISGFWKITIDIATSRIWSDYVAN; encoded by the coding sequence ATGAAAATAATTTGTAACAAAAAAATAGCCTTTACTCTTATAGAATTACTTATATCTATGGCTATATTTATAATTCTTTTTTCTGTTACAATAGCTAATTTTAGAAGTTCAAAGAGAGCAGATAATTTTAAATTACAAGCTTTTGATATTGAAGATTCTATAAGAGCTACTCAAAACATGTCTCTTACTGGAAAACAGATAGGTGGTACTTTACCAGGGAATGGTTATGGAATAAATTTTAATATTTTAAATAATTTATATACTATATATGGAGATAGATCTGATAATACCTCTACAGGAATCCTGGATGTAGATGATTCTATAAATTCTACGTCCATTATAAATAAAGATATATATATAGATGATATTTTTTGTTATTCTATTGAAAATGAAGATTATGTTTCATTATCTGATTTAAATGAAAGTTTAGATATATTATTTTATCCACCAAGAGCATCTATTATAGTTAATAGTAGTTTGGATTATACAGAATGTTATATAAAGCTTGTTGATGATGACATATCTGGTTTTTGGAAAATTACTATAGATATAGCTACAAGTAGAATATGGTCTGATTATGTAGCTAATTAA
- a CDS encoding gamma-glutamylcyclotransferase, whose product MLDKINNNNPSDQTFVYKIDNFDKPNKSNKKISIRVTIIFVFFILFICGAFGFWYYKGEAMFLISEMKFPWGTDVKNYSNKTKINIGFQKLDDAMLSEFLSSFVGSNIGESGSIDIEYDFKNVYEDTESYVQFVLNNNPIIKFSIKTFDKESIYSKIDLSDNIPFLEGPKDQWVYYSIKQEPTNFLNFYFNKLIEMDLTQKEQKLKMMHLSKFFDINDPHSKKYVNGQSVKEIKLKIKKDKAIDLVLILVKNFSSDDVYNKFYNKYENYKLGKDEEFGKSINILNTLSDKLDISIFVDKKSKTIYGIYLYINDLDILKLINPESNNSQKINTAFSTEFNKLENYTIEEPRDAISMENIINNFNDYSIEVIELKDSDKDGLLDIYEEKYNSDINNSDTDKDGYIDGFEVINGYNPNGSGELNDDKNIFYFAYGPAMNMENMIDLYGENNFISFGSSVLSGYDFYFYKDTSSNIKVSKDKNVYGVLYKINEKLLNVMDKSSLVLYNKNILKVKNNLGEFDAVVYTAKDSITTSVPDLYYLTVLVSGAKQNGLPEDYINLLNNYSSNKISINFVDENSLKLKANTSKIYLDIRAILMALQMYYVDTGIIPESIKSGDCLSDNNEICSNIGSKCSELVDLSVLINKGILNSIPINPIKTNKETGYFVSRDSQNNITVCANSVESDEPISFTEKLISK is encoded by the coding sequence ATGCTTGATAAAATAAATAACAATAATCCCTCTGATCAAACATTTGTATACAAAATTGATAATTTTGATAAACCAAATAAATCCAATAAAAAAATATCAATTAGAGTAACAATAATTTTTGTATTTTTTATTTTGTTTATATGTGGAGCTTTTGGTTTTTGGTATTACAAAGGAGAGGCAATGTTTTTGATTTCTGAGATGAAATTTCCATGGGGTACTGATGTCAAAAATTACAGTAATAAGACAAAGATTAACATAGGATTTCAGAAGCTAGATGACGCTATGTTATCTGAATTTTTAAGTTCTTTTGTCGGTAGTAATATAGGTGAATCTGGATCAATTGATATTGAATATGATTTTAAAAATGTTTATGAAGACACTGAGTCATATGTACAGTTTGTATTAAACAATAATCCAATTATAAAATTCTCTATTAAAACATTTGATAAAGAATCAATTTATAGCAAAATAGATTTGTCTGATAATATTCCATTCTTAGAAGGACCTAAAGATCAATGGGTATATTATTCTATAAAACAAGAACCTACAAATTTTTTAAATTTTTATTTTAATAAATTGATAGAGATGGATTTGACGCAAAAAGAACAAAAATTAAAAATGATGCATTTGTCTAAATTTTTTGATATTAACGATCCACATAGTAAAAAATATGTTAATGGTCAATCTGTCAAAGAAATAAAATTAAAAATAAAAAAAGATAAGGCAATTGATCTTGTATTAATTTTAGTAAAGAATTTTTCGTCAGATGATGTATATAACAAATTTTATAATAAATATGAAAATTATAAACTTGGTAAAGATGAAGAATTTGGTAAAAGTATTAATATATTAAATACTCTTAGTGATAAACTAGATATTTCAATTTTTGTAGATAAAAAATCAAAGACAATATATGGTATTTATTTATATATAAATGATCTTGATATTTTGAAATTAATAAATCCTGAAAGTAATAATAGCCAAAAAATAAATACTGCATTTTCTACAGAGTTTAATAAATTAGAAAACTATACTATAGAAGAACCAAGAGATGCTATTTCTATGGAAAATATCATAAATAATTTTAATGATTATTCTATTGAGGTAATTGAGTTAAAAGATTCTGATAAAGATGGGCTTTTGGATATTTATGAAGAAAAGTATAATTCAGATATAAACAATTCAGATACTGATAAAGATGGTTATATAGATGGGTTTGAAGTAATAAATGGTTACAATCCAAATGGCTCTGGAGAACTTAATGATGATAAAAATATATTTTATTTTGCATATGGTCCTGCTATGAACATGGAAAATATGATAGACCTTTATGGAGAGAATAATTTTATTAGTTTTGGGAGTTCTGTTTTAAGTGGGTATGATTTTTATTTTTACAAAGACACTTCTTCGAATATAAAAGTTTCAAAAGATAAAAATGTTTATGGAGTGCTATATAAAATAAATGAAAAATTGTTAAATGTTATGGATAAAAGTAGTTTAGTTCTATATAATAAGAATATATTAAAAGTAAAAAATAATTTAGGGGAATTTGATGCAGTGGTTTATACGGCGAAAGATAGTATAACAACATCAGTACCAGATTTATATTATCTTACAGTTCTTGTATCTGGGGCCAAGCAAAATGGTCTACCAGAAGATTATATTAATTTATTGAATAATTATTCTTCAAATAAAATAAGTATAAATTTTGTAGATGAGAACTCTTTAAAATTAAAGGCGAATACTAGCAAAATTTATTTAGATATTAGAGCAATATTAATGGCTCTTCAAATGTATTATGTTGATACAGGAATTATCCCAGAATCAATTAAATCAGGAGATTGTTTATCTGATAATAATGAAATTTGTAGTAATATTGGAAGTAAATGTAGCGAATTGGTAGATTTATCTGTATTAATAAACAAAGGAATTCTTAATTCTATACCTATAAATCCTATAAAGACAAATAAAGAAACTGGTTATTTTGTTTCTAGAGATTCTCAAAATAATATAACCGTCTGTGCTAATAGTGTAGAATCTGATGAGCCAATTAGTTTTACTGAAAAATTAATATCAAAATAA
- a CDS encoding rubrerythrin family protein — protein METIKNLAKAFIGESQARNRYTYYASIAKKEGFEEISANFTLTADQEKEHAKVLMKFINELDSNSGETIKVESECSTVLGDTIANLKSAIAGENHEHTSMYPEFADIAESEGLIEIAARLRAIGRAEKNHEEKYKKFLENLENNTTFTRTEKVYWICRNCGYIHESESAPEECPACKHPKAYFETR, from the coding sequence ATGGAAACAATCAAAAATCTAGCAAAAGCATTTATTGGTGAAAGTCAAGCAAGAAATAGATACACTTATTATGCTAGTATTGCAAAAAAAGAAGGGTTTGAAGAAATAAGTGCAAATTTTACTCTTACCGCAGATCAAGAAAAAGAACATGCAAAAGTTCTCATGAAATTTATAAATGAGCTTGATTCAAATAGTGGGGAGACAATAAAAGTTGAGTCAGAGTGCTCTACTGTTTTAGGTGATACAATAGCAAATTTAAAATCCGCAATAGCTGGTGAGAATCATGAACATACATCTATGTATCCAGAATTTGCGGATATTGCAGAAAGTGAAGGGCTTATTGAAATAGCAGCTAGGCTTCGTGCAATAGGAAGGGCAGAAAAGAATCATGAAGAAAAATATAAAAAATTTTTAGAAAATTTAGAAAATAATACTACATTTACAAGAACTGAAAAAGTTTATTGGATTTGTAGAAATTGTGGATATATTCATGAATCAGAGTCAGCTCCAGAGGAATGTCCAGCATGTAAACATCCAAAAGCATATTTTGAAACCAGATAA
- a CDS encoding gamma-glutamylcyclotransferase: MFEDLDKKNSVINDNIVDITKPIVSSGPENYTEKVDHLKETIFSNTPKPNKKQKFKKLKFFIFFVIIIILFGTIFFFFKDSIVEYFQIAKSNLIDKNINIEEDDNENVEDVVDEMESISTTTIDMEVATSTEQIFELDNALNIEALLDSDKDGLLDIYEDYYKTDKNNIDSDNDTYLDGSEVINGYNPNGSGKIDDNREIYYFAYGSNMNLDIMKSRCGEENFVAFNNSVLNNYVFYFYGRGYANIRESKEINNNVYGVLYKVNNSCMKNLDRSEGYPNLYQRREVKIKNDFGIFSAQVYIVENDDTKSNPSDSYYESIIIGAKQFSLPENHIEYIKSLK, from the coding sequence ATGTTTGAAGATCTAGATAAAAAAAATAGTGTTATAAATGATAATATTGTGGATATCACAAAGCCTATAGTTTCAAGTGGTCCGGAAAATTATACAGAAAAAGTAGATCATCTAAAAGAAACAATTTTTTCAAATACACCAAAACCAAATAAAAAACAAAAATTCAAAAAATTAAAATTTTTTATATTTTTTGTTATAATAATAATTTTATTTGGAACTATATTTTTCTTTTTCAAAGATAGTATTGTTGAATATTTTCAAATTGCAAAAAGCAATCTTATAGATAAAAACATAAATATTGAAGAAGACGATAATGAGAATGTTGAAGATGTTGTAGATGAAATGGAAAGTATTTCTACGACTACTATAGATATGGAAGTCGCAACATCTACAGAACAAATTTTTGAATTAGATAATGCTTTGAATATTGAGGCATTATTAGACTCTGATAAAGATGGACTCCTAGATATTTATGAAGACTATTATAAAACAGACAAAAATAATATAGATTCAGACAATGATACCTACTTAGATGGATCAGAGGTGATAAATGGCTATAATCCAAATGGTTCTGGAAAAATTGATGATAATAGAGAGATATATTATTTTGCATATGGTTCTAATATGAATTTGGATATTATGAAATCTCGTTGCGGAGAAGAAAATTTTGTTGCTTTTAATAATTCTGTTTTAAATAATTATGTTTTTTATTTTTATGGAAGAGGATATGCTAATATCAGAGAATCAAAAGAAATTAATAATAATGTATATGGTGTTTTATATAAAGTGAATAATTCCTGTATGAAAAATTTAGATAGGTCTGAGGGTTATCCAAATCTTTATCAAAGAAGAGAAGTAAAAATAAAAAATGATTTTGGTATTTTTAGTGCCCAGGTTTATATAGTAGAAAATGATGATACAAAATCTAACCCAAGTGATTCTTATTATGAAAGTATTATTATTGGTGCAAAACAATTTTCTTTACCGGAAAATCATATAGAATATATTAAATCTTTAAAATAG
- a CDS encoding endonuclease III, translated as MKRILKILEKFVSQYDLPYADYIKKQTNDPFKILLSVILSSRTKDETTAKVCNNLFQHVKNIEDLKNISDKNLEKLLYPVGFYKTKTRHLKLLANILEKQYKYKIPSEIDELLKLPGVGRKTANLVVNIAFDKPGICVDVHVHRILNRLGHLKTKNPFETEIYLRQNLNKKYWRKINYILVLFGQNLCKPINPKCGVCPIYKYCKRVNVITKHEIR; from the coding sequence GTGAAGCGAATATTAAAAATTTTAGAAAAGTTTGTATCTCAATATGATTTGCCATATGCAGATTATATAAAGAAACAAACAAATGATCCTTTCAAAATTTTGCTATCTGTAATTTTATCATCTCGTACAAAAGATGAAACTACGGCAAAAGTTTGTAATAATTTATTTCAACACGTAAAAAATATTGAAGATCTAAAAAATATAAGCGACAAGAATTTAGAAAAATTACTTTATCCCGTTGGATTTTATAAAACAAAAACAAGGCATTTGAAATTACTTGCAAATATTCTGGAAAAGCAATATAAATATAAAATTCCAAGTGAAATTGATGAACTTTTGAAACTTCCTGGTGTTGGTAGAAAAACAGCAAATTTGGTTGTAAATATTGCATTTGATAAACCTGGAATATGTGTTGATGTTCATGTTCATAGAATTTTAAATAGATTAGGACATTTGAAAACAAAAAATCCATTTGAAACAGAAATTTATTTGAGACAAAACTTGAATAAAAAATATTGGAGAAAAATAAATTATATATTAGTTTTATTTGGGCAAAATTTATGCAAGCCAATAAATCCAAAATGTGGTGTATGTCCTATATATAAATATTGTAAAAGAGTAAATGTTATAACAAAACATGAAATCCGTTAG
- a CDS encoding prepilin peptidase, whose product MYIAFLFILGGVFGSFINCLIYRINKEETIMGRSYCPNCKHSLGFFDLFPFFSYIFLLGKCKYCRKKISFQYFVVEFFTGVLFAFAYIFINNSLFLFFYLIITLFLLIIFIYDLKYYLVVDQIIYPAIAVSLLYRIFFNFNLLNIIISLAIGFLFFWIQYIVSSGKWIGGGDVLIGLMIGSLFNWQLTLLCIFMSYIIGSFFGIFLIILGKKNSSSKIPFGPFLTISIWFVFVFGDVILNWYLSILNIT is encoded by the coding sequence ATGTATATAGCATTTTTATTCATTTTGGGTGGTGTTTTTGGTAGTTTTATAAATTGCCTTATTTATCGTATAAACAAAGAAGAAACTATAATGGGACGATCATATTGCCCAAATTGTAAGCATAGCTTGGGATTTTTTGATTTGTTTCCATTTTTTAGCTATATATTTTTACTTGGCAAATGTAAGTATTGTAGAAAAAAGATATCTTTTCAATATTTTGTAGTAGAATTTTTTACAGGAGTTTTGTTTGCCTTTGCTTATATTTTTATAAACAATTCATTATTTTTGTTTTTTTATCTTATTATTACATTGTTTCTACTTATTATATTTATATATGATTTAAAATATTATTTAGTAGTTGATCAAATAATTTATCCAGCAATTGCAGTTTCTCTTTTATATAGAATTTTTTTTAATTTTAATCTATTAAATATTATTATATCTCTTGCTATAGGATTTTTATTTTTTTGGATTCAATATATTGTATCAAGTGGTAAATGGATTGGTGGTGGAGATGTTTTGATAGGACTTATGATAGGATCTTTATTTAACTGGCAGTTAACACTGCTTTGTATATTTATGTCTTATATAATTGGTAGTTTTTTTGGTATATTTCTTATTATTTTAGGTAAAAAAAATTCTTCCAGTAAAATTCCATTTGGACCATTTTTAACCATTAGTATTTGGTTTGTATTTGTTTTTGGAGATGTTATTTTGAATTGGTATTTATCAATATTGAATATAACATGA